A single window of Mycolicibacterium aurum DNA harbors:
- a CDS encoding FGGY family carbohydrate kinase: MHHILAIDQGTSGTKAVVVDIRAGAAGRVAATAEVTLRPEYLPGGGVEQDAEALYESVVTAGRRALELAGVPVVAVALANQGETVLAWDRDSGRPLTPAIVWQDRRAESLCAAMSDRADEIARRTGLMLDPYFSAPKMAWIRAHLTRDGVVTTTDTWLVHRLCGAFVTDASTASRSLLMALDEVRWDDDLLALFGLAGEALPEIVGSDQIVGSTDVFGSTLPVTGLIVDQQAALLAESCLDAGSAKCTYGTGAFLLAQVGSEPVRSTSGLTTSVAWRLRDETSYCIDGQVYTAASAIRWAVDLGLVPSADQIDSAAADSSDGVLCVPALAGLAAPWWDAAATASFAGMTLSSNRGNLVRALIEGIAAQVTALIDLVADDLGRPLTRLRVDGGLTRSTVLMQAQADLARIPVDVYPSPHATALGAAACAHLAVEPDISVADAVGTWSPQHTFEPRWSDERAADYLDRWRRAAEATLAQEAAQ; the protein is encoded by the coding sequence CGCCACCGCCGAAGTGACGCTGCGTCCGGAGTACCTCCCCGGCGGCGGGGTCGAACAGGATGCCGAGGCGCTCTACGAGTCCGTCGTCACCGCAGGCAGGCGTGCGCTGGAGCTTGCCGGTGTACCGGTCGTCGCGGTGGCACTGGCCAACCAGGGCGAGACGGTGCTCGCGTGGGACCGCGACAGCGGCAGGCCGCTCACCCCGGCGATCGTCTGGCAGGATCGCCGCGCCGAATCACTCTGTGCCGCAATGTCTGACCGAGCCGACGAGATCGCGCGGCGTACCGGACTGATGCTCGATCCGTACTTCTCGGCGCCGAAGATGGCGTGGATCCGCGCCCACCTGACCCGTGACGGCGTGGTGACCACAACCGATACCTGGCTCGTGCACCGCCTGTGCGGCGCTTTCGTCACCGACGCATCGACCGCGAGCCGCTCGCTGCTGATGGCACTGGACGAGGTGCGCTGGGACGACGACCTGCTCGCGCTGTTCGGTCTGGCGGGCGAGGCGCTGCCGGAGATCGTCGGCAGCGACCAGATCGTGGGCAGCACGGACGTCTTCGGCTCGACGCTGCCGGTGACCGGGCTGATCGTGGACCAACAGGCCGCCCTGCTCGCCGAAAGCTGCCTGGACGCGGGCTCCGCGAAATGCACGTACGGCACCGGCGCGTTTCTGCTGGCGCAAGTCGGTTCCGAGCCAGTGCGTTCGACGTCGGGGCTCACCACGTCGGTGGCCTGGCGGCTGCGCGACGAGACGTCCTACTGCATCGACGGCCAGGTGTATACGGCCGCATCGGCCATCCGATGGGCCGTCGACCTCGGACTGGTACCCTCGGCCGACCAGATCGACTCTGCAGCAGCAGATTCCAGCGACGGCGTACTGTGCGTCCCTGCACTGGCGGGTCTGGCCGCACCCTGGTGGGATGCTGCGGCCACCGCGTCCTTTGCCGGGATGACGTTGTCGAGTAATCGCGGCAACTTGGTGCGGGCCCTGATCGAGGGGATCGCCGCACAGGTGACGGCGCTCATCGACCTGGTGGCCGACGACCTGGGGCGGCCGTTGACCCGGCTTCGCGTGGACGGTGGGCTGACGCGCTCGACGGTGCTGATGCAGGCGCAAGCCGATCTGGCGCGGATACCCGTCGACGTGTATCCGTCGCCGCACGCGACCGCGCTCGGCGCCGCCGCGTGCGCGCACCTCGCGGTCGAACCGGACATCTCGGTGGCGGACGCGGTGGGCACCTGGTCGCCGCAGCACACCTTCGAACCCCGGTGGTCAGACGAGCGTGCCGCTGACTACCTGGACCGCTGGCGCCGTGCCGCCGAAGCCACTCTCGCTCAGGAGGCTGCGCAATGA
- a CDS encoding NAD(P)/FAD-dependent oxidoreductase, which translates to MISDVVVIGAGIVGSAIARALAATRLSVTLVEGRGDVGDGTSKANTALLHTGFDATPGTLESRLVARGYHLLGDYAEQTGIPVERTGAMLVAWTEEESDVLPRLVAKAEGNGYLDCGIVQSDEVYRRVPDLGPGALAGLTVPGESIICTWTTNLALATDAVARGARLLRGARVTEVVAGPEYTTLRTTGGDVRGRWIINAAGLGADLLDAEFGYHRFTVVPRRGELLVFDKLTRPLVPLIVLAVPSSRGKGVLVSPTIYGNVMVGPTSENLQDRTATGTSEQGFEFLVSKGRALMPTLFDDEITASYAGLRASTDHDDYLIDLDAEQRYVLVGGIRSTGLTSGMAIAEYVAGLLADAGVDVTERDDLPPPPRMPNIGEAGLRPYQDAERVAADPEYGRIVCFCERVSAGEIRDAFQSPIPPADLDGLRRRTRVMNGRCQGFYCGAHTQTLLQSGAAR; encoded by the coding sequence ATGATCTCCGATGTCGTCGTGATCGGTGCGGGCATCGTCGGCTCCGCGATCGCGAGGGCGCTGGCCGCCACCCGGCTGTCGGTCACGCTCGTCGAGGGCCGTGGCGATGTCGGCGACGGCACCAGCAAGGCCAATACCGCGTTGCTGCACACCGGCTTCGACGCCACACCGGGAACACTGGAGTCACGGCTGGTCGCTCGCGGCTACCACTTACTGGGCGACTACGCGGAGCAGACCGGCATCCCCGTCGAACGCACCGGGGCGATGCTGGTCGCGTGGACCGAGGAAGAATCCGACGTCCTACCGCGGCTCGTAGCCAAGGCTGAAGGCAACGGCTACCTCGACTGCGGCATCGTCCAGTCCGACGAGGTGTACCGGCGGGTCCCCGACCTCGGACCAGGTGCTCTGGCCGGGCTGACGGTGCCGGGCGAGTCGATCATCTGCACCTGGACCACGAACCTGGCACTGGCCACCGACGCCGTCGCGCGCGGAGCCCGGCTGCTGCGCGGCGCACGGGTGACCGAGGTGGTGGCCGGCCCCGAGTACACGACGTTGCGCACCACCGGTGGCGATGTGCGTGGGCGCTGGATCATCAACGCCGCCGGGCTGGGCGCCGACCTGCTCGACGCCGAATTCGGGTATCACCGCTTCACCGTGGTCCCACGTCGGGGCGAGCTGCTGGTGTTCGACAAGCTGACCCGGCCGTTGGTGCCGCTGATCGTGCTGGCGGTACCGTCCTCGCGCGGCAAGGGCGTGCTGGTGAGCCCGACGATCTACGGCAACGTGATGGTCGGCCCGACGTCGGAGAACCTCCAAGACCGCACTGCGACAGGAACTTCCGAGCAGGGATTCGAGTTCCTGGTGTCCAAGGGACGCGCGTTGATGCCCACGCTGTTCGACGATGAGATCACCGCGAGCTACGCGGGCCTGCGTGCCTCCACCGATCATGACGACTACCTCATCGACCTCGATGCCGAGCAGAGATACGTGCTGGTCGGCGGGATCCGCTCCACCGGGCTCACGTCCGGGATGGCGATCGCGGAGTATGTCGCCGGCCTGCTCGCCGACGCGGGCGTGGATGTCACCGAACGCGACGATCTGCCTCCGCCGCCGCGGATGCCCAACATCGGAGAGGCGGGCCTGCGCCCCTACCAGGACGCCGAACGCGTGGCGGCCGACCCGGAGTACGGCCGCATCGTGTGCTTCTGTGAACGGGTCAGCGCGGGCGAGATCCGCGACGCGTTCCAGTCCCCCATTCCGCCGGCCGATCTGGACGGGCTGCGCCGGCGGACCCGGGTGATGAACGGCCGCTGCCAGGGGTTCTACTGCGGGGCGCACACGCAGACGCTGCTGCAGAGCGGGGCCGCGCGATGA
- a CDS encoding NAD(P)/FAD-dependent oxidoreductase has protein sequence MSHVAVAVIGGGPSGLTAAATLAPLVDGEVLVLEREAHTGGIPRHSDHLGYGIRDLHRFVSGPAYARRLTTMAADAGAVLETEAMVTGWAGERTMQVTSPRGVRTVSADAVILATGARERPRPARMVPGDRPDGVYTTGQLQNLVHVHHTKVGTKAVVVGAELVSWSAVLTLREAGCATVAMVSGYRRAEAYAAFRSAGRVLMDGPVLTGCRLVAVHGKHRVRSVTVESLTTGERRDIDCDTVIFTGDWIPDHELARTGGLQMDAATRGPVVDTALRTSRPGVFAVGNLLHPVDTADGAALDGRHVATAVQTWLGRSGELAATAAETRIVVEKPFRWVAPQRIAAGAGIPARGDLLLWTDEYRRLPKLRAVQDGRVLATKRTPWPAAPGRIYRAPWTLVADADPKGGAVTVSLA, from the coding sequence ATGAGCCATGTCGCAGTCGCCGTGATCGGCGGTGGCCCATCCGGACTCACCGCCGCCGCCACGCTGGCGCCGCTCGTCGACGGCGAGGTCCTCGTCCTGGAACGGGAAGCCCATACCGGCGGGATCCCCCGCCACAGCGACCATCTGGGCTACGGCATCCGCGATCTGCACCGGTTCGTCTCCGGGCCGGCGTATGCCCGCAGACTCACCACGATGGCCGCCGACGCCGGCGCGGTGCTCGAGACCGAGGCGATGGTCACCGGATGGGCCGGAGAACGCACGATGCAGGTCACCTCACCCCGAGGCGTCCGCACGGTCAGCGCCGACGCGGTGATCCTGGCGACGGGAGCGCGCGAGAGACCCCGCCCGGCGCGGATGGTGCCGGGCGACCGCCCCGACGGCGTGTACACGACCGGCCAGCTGCAGAACCTGGTGCACGTCCATCACACGAAGGTCGGGACGAAAGCGGTGGTCGTCGGCGCAGAACTGGTCAGCTGGTCAGCGGTGCTGACCCTGCGTGAAGCCGGTTGCGCCACAGTGGCAATGGTCAGCGGTTACCGCCGCGCGGAGGCCTATGCGGCGTTTCGCTCCGCCGGCCGTGTGCTGATGGACGGTCCGGTACTGACCGGCTGTCGGCTGGTAGCCGTCCACGGCAAGCATCGGGTGCGATCGGTCACCGTGGAATCGCTGACCACCGGTGAGCGTCGCGACATCGACTGTGACACGGTCATTTTCACCGGAGACTGGATCCCCGATCACGAGCTTGCGCGTACCGGCGGGTTGCAGATGGACGCCGCCACCCGGGGCCCTGTCGTCGATACCGCGCTACGAACCAGCCGCCCCGGGGTCTTCGCGGTGGGCAATCTTCTGCACCCGGTGGACACCGCCGACGGTGCCGCGCTCGACGGGCGGCACGTCGCCACAGCGGTGCAGACGTGGCTGGGCCGCAGCGGCGAGCTCGCTGCAACGGCTGCCGAGACCCGGATCGTCGTCGAGAAGCCGTTCCGGTGGGTGGCGCCGCAGCGGATCGCGGCCGGAGCGGGCATACCCGCCCGTGGGGACCTCCTGCTGTGGACCGACGAGTACCGCCGCTTGCCGAAACTGCGCGCCGTGCAGGACGGCCGGGTGCTGGCCACCAAGCGCACGCCGTGGCCCGCGGCGCCGGGACGGATCTACCGCGCGCCGTGGACGCTGGTCGCCGACGCGGACCCGAAGGGCGGCGCGGTCACGGTGTCGCTGGCTTAG
- a CDS encoding endonuclease domain-containing protein, whose product MKHIDSPFRASEQLAAGTLIFRELRRFHEAVHPGVWHPRGAELDAVGRARAAWLWSGREAVVSGLSAAALLGAKWIEPDAPAQLIHANRRPPQGIIVSSDSVADGEVVVIAGMPVTTPARTAFDLGRRLSEREGVQRIDALMNATGLTSDDIESVMRQHPGARGMCRLRRTASLVDGGAESPYESATRLVVVGAGIPAPTTQIAVRDRWGRVFARLDMGWPRWKVAVEYDGAQHWTDGRQRAWDIERAVLLEAAGWVIIRVGADLLRRRSDMIVDRVDTAVRARGGW is encoded by the coding sequence ATGAAGCACATCGACTCGCCGTTTCGGGCATCCGAGCAGCTGGCGGCGGGCACTCTGATCTTCCGGGAGCTGCGCCGATTCCACGAAGCCGTCCATCCGGGCGTGTGGCATCCCCGCGGTGCCGAGCTGGACGCGGTGGGCAGAGCCCGCGCGGCGTGGCTGTGGTCCGGTCGGGAAGCGGTGGTGTCGGGGCTCTCGGCCGCGGCGCTGCTGGGTGCCAAGTGGATCGAGCCCGATGCGCCGGCTCAGTTGATACACGCCAATAGGCGGCCGCCGCAGGGCATCATCGTCAGCTCTGACAGCGTGGCCGACGGCGAGGTCGTCGTGATCGCCGGGATGCCCGTGACCACCCCTGCCCGCACCGCATTCGACCTGGGCCGTCGGCTGTCCGAGCGGGAGGGTGTGCAGAGGATCGACGCGCTCATGAACGCCACCGGCCTGACCTCGGACGACATCGAGAGCGTGATGCGGCAGCACCCGGGTGCCCGGGGGATGTGCCGCCTACGCCGAACCGCCAGTCTCGTCGACGGCGGCGCGGAGTCGCCCTACGAGTCGGCGACGCGGCTGGTGGTGGTCGGCGCCGGAATTCCGGCGCCGACCACCCAGATCGCGGTGCGCGACCGGTGGGGCCGCGTCTTTGCGCGCCTGGACATGGGATGGCCGCGGTGGAAGGTGGCCGTCGAATACGACGGTGCGCAGCACTGGACCGACGGACGGCAGCGGGCGTGGGACATCGAACGCGCGGTCCTTCTGGAGGCGGCGGGATGGGTGATCATCCGGGTGGGTGCCGACCTGCTCAGACGCCGCTCCGACATGATCGTCGACCGGGTCGATACCGCTGTGCGGGCCCGCGGTGGCTGGTGA
- a CDS encoding vWA domain-containing protein translates to MPPRRTRPPQPLAPHGIPGHLVEFVEALRGQGISVGPSETVDAGQVMATLGLADRAVLREGLACAVLRRSDHRETYDALFDLYFPAALGARTLVADESEDGEGLPPEDIEALRSALVDMLTDNEDMANIDERLAAMIAQIVEAYGRYSSSRGPSYSSYQALKAMSLDDLEGRLLAGLLAPYGDEPTPTQEQIAKAIAAQRIAQLRKMVEGETKRRTAEQLGRDHVQMYGVPQLAENVEFLRASGEQLRQMRRVVGPLARTLATRLAARRRRSRAGEIDLRKTLRKSMSTGGVPIDVVLKKPHPARPELVVLCDVSGSVAGFSHFTLLLVHALRQQFSRVRVFAFIDTTDEVTELFGPESDLAVAVQRITREAAVYTRDGHSDYGHAFSSFLDKFPNVLSPRSSLLVLGDGRNNYRNPETDLLSHMVNASRHAHWLNPEPKHLWGSGDSAVPRYQDVITMHECRSAKQLASVIDSLLPV, encoded by the coding sequence ATGCCACCTCGCCGCACCCGCCCGCCCCAGCCGTTGGCACCACACGGGATCCCCGGCCATCTGGTCGAGTTCGTGGAAGCCTTGCGCGGCCAAGGGATTTCGGTGGGTCCATCGGAAACGGTGGATGCCGGGCAGGTGATGGCCACGCTCGGGTTGGCCGACCGCGCGGTACTGCGTGAAGGGCTCGCGTGCGCGGTGCTCCGACGATCGGATCACCGCGAGACCTACGACGCGCTGTTCGACCTGTACTTTCCGGCGGCCCTGGGCGCCAGGACCTTGGTGGCCGACGAGTCCGAGGACGGCGAGGGACTTCCGCCCGAGGACATCGAGGCGTTGCGCAGCGCGCTCGTCGACATGCTGACCGACAACGAAGACATGGCCAACATCGACGAGCGGCTGGCGGCGATGATCGCCCAGATCGTCGAAGCCTACGGCCGCTACAGCTCCAGCCGCGGACCGTCCTACTCGTCCTACCAGGCGCTCAAGGCGATGAGCCTCGATGACCTGGAAGGCCGGCTGCTGGCGGGCCTGTTGGCGCCCTATGGTGACGAGCCCACCCCCACACAGGAACAGATCGCCAAAGCGATTGCCGCGCAACGCATCGCTCAACTGCGCAAGATGGTCGAAGGGGAGACCAAGCGGCGTACCGCCGAGCAACTCGGCCGCGACCATGTGCAGATGTACGGCGTGCCCCAGCTCGCCGAGAACGTCGAGTTCCTGCGGGCATCGGGTGAACAGCTGCGCCAGATGCGGCGGGTGGTCGGCCCGCTGGCGCGCACGCTGGCCACGCGGTTGGCGGCGCGCAGGCGGCGCTCACGCGCGGGCGAGATCGATCTGCGCAAGACGCTGCGCAAATCGATGTCCACCGGTGGGGTGCCCATCGACGTGGTGCTCAAGAAGCCGCACCCGGCCCGACCCGAGCTGGTCGTGCTGTGCGACGTGTCGGGTTCGGTCGCGGGCTTCAGCCACTTCACGCTGCTGCTCGTGCACGCTCTGCGCCAACAGTTCTCGCGCGTACGGGTCTTCGCCTTCATCGACACCACGGACGAGGTGACCGAGCTCTTCGGCCCGGAATCCGACCTTGCCGTCGCCGTGCAGCGCATCACCCGCGAGGCCGCCGTCTACACCCGCGACGGGCATTCCGATTATGGCCACGCGTTCTCGTCGTTCCTGGACAAGTTTCCCAACGTGCTGTCACCGCGCAGTTCACTGCTGGTCCTCGGCGACGGCCGCAACAACTACCGCAATCCGGAGACGGATCTGCTGTCGCACATGGTCAATGCCAGCAGGCACGCCCACTGGCTCAACCCCGAGCCCAAGCATCTGTGGGGCAGCGGCGATTCGGCGGTCCCGCGCTACCAGGACGTCATCACGATGCATGAGTGCCGCTCGGCCAAGCAACTGGCCTCGGTGATCGACTCCCTGCTTCCCGTCTAG
- a CDS encoding AAA family ATPase, whose amino-acid sequence MTVPARTVPLFADIDDVARRLAETGYLPDTATATAVFLADRLGKPLLVEGPAGVGKTELARAIAQATESELVRLQCYEGVDEARALYEWNHAKQILRIQTGSQGGHGDWDQTKMDVFSEEFLLTRPLLTAIRRTEPTVLLIDETDKADIEIEGLLLEVLSDFAVTVPELGTITAERRPLVVLTSNATRELSEALKRRCLFLHIDFPDPDLERRILLSRVPELPERLAEELVRIVGVLRGMQLKKLPSVAETIDWGRTVLALGMDTIDDELIAATLGVVLKHQSDQTKAAGELRLN is encoded by the coding sequence ATGACTGTCCCCGCACGTACGGTGCCGCTGTTCGCCGACATCGACGATGTCGCGCGGCGGCTGGCCGAGACCGGCTATCTGCCCGACACCGCAACGGCCACCGCGGTGTTCCTCGCCGACCGGCTCGGTAAGCCGCTGCTGGTGGAGGGTCCCGCGGGCGTCGGCAAGACCGAGCTCGCCCGCGCGATCGCCCAGGCCACCGAGTCGGAACTGGTGCGTCTGCAGTGCTACGAGGGCGTCGACGAGGCGCGCGCGCTGTACGAGTGGAATCACGCCAAGCAGATCCTGCGCATCCAGACCGGAAGCCAAGGCGGTCACGGTGACTGGGACCAGACCAAGATGGACGTGTTCTCCGAGGAATTCCTGCTGACCCGTCCCTTGCTCACCGCGATCCGGCGCACGGAGCCCACGGTGCTGCTGATCGACGAGACCGACAAGGCCGACATCGAGATCGAGGGTCTGTTGCTGGAGGTGCTCAGCGATTTCGCGGTGACGGTGCCAGAGCTCGGCACCATCACCGCCGAGCGCAGACCGCTGGTGGTGTTGACGTCGAACGCGACGCGCGAGCTGTCGGAGGCGCTCAAGCGGCGGTGTCTGTTCCTGCACATCGATTTTCCCGATCCGGACCTGGAGCGCCGCATCCTGCTGTCGCGGGTCCCGGAGCTGCCCGAGCGCCTCGCCGAGGAGCTGGTGCGCATCGTGGGGGTGCTGCGAGGTATGCAGCTCAAGAAGCTGCCGTCGGTCGCAGAGACCATCGACTGGGGCCGCACCGTGCTGGCGCTGGGCATGGACACCATCGACGACGAGTTGATCGCCGCCACGCTGGGTGTCGTGCTCAAGCACCAGTCGGACCAGACCAAGGCGGCGGGGGAGCTGAGGCTCAACTAA
- a CDS encoding glutamate-5-semialdehyde dehydrogenase, producing the protein MSVQAPAVSDVRQQVHDAARRARAAARELATLRTDAKNSALRTAADHVLMNTRAILEANQADLDAARAAGTATAMLDRLALDPARVEGIADGLRQVAGLPDPIGEVLRGRTLPNGLQLRQQRVPLGVIGIVYEGRPNVTVDAFGLTLKSGNAVLLRGSSSAARSNAALVDALRAALATEGLDVDAVQLLPSQDRTSVTHLIQARGLVDVVIPRGGAGLIDAVVRDAQVPTIETGVGNCHVYVHESADLDMAESILLNAKTRRPSVCNAAESLLIDSAIAGAAVPRLTDALQAAGVTVHVDPSEDELRAEFLSMDIALLVVDGLDSAIDHINEYGTGHTEAIVTTDHAAAQRFTERVDAAAVMVNASTAFTDGEQFGFGAEIGISTQKLHARGPMGLPELTSTKWIVWGDGHTRPA; encoded by the coding sequence ATGAGTGTCCAGGCCCCCGCTGTCTCCGATGTGCGCCAGCAGGTGCACGACGCTGCCCGGCGAGCCCGCGCGGCGGCACGCGAACTGGCGACACTGCGCACGGACGCGAAGAACAGTGCACTGCGCACCGCCGCCGACCACGTCTTGATGAACACGCGCGCGATCCTGGAGGCCAACCAGGCCGATCTCGATGCTGCCCGCGCCGCAGGAACTGCCACCGCGATGCTGGACCGGCTCGCGCTGGATCCCGCCCGCGTCGAAGGGATCGCCGACGGTCTGCGGCAGGTCGCCGGTCTGCCGGACCCGATCGGTGAGGTGCTGCGCGGCCGCACGCTGCCCAACGGCCTTCAACTACGTCAGCAGCGGGTGCCCCTCGGCGTCATCGGCATCGTGTACGAGGGTCGTCCGAACGTCACCGTCGACGCCTTCGGGTTGACGCTGAAGTCCGGCAACGCCGTTCTGCTGCGCGGCAGTTCGTCGGCCGCCCGCTCCAACGCAGCGTTGGTGGACGCGCTGCGGGCCGCGCTGGCCACCGAAGGTCTCGACGTCGACGCCGTGCAGCTGCTGCCCAGCCAGGACCGCACCAGCGTCACGCATCTGATCCAGGCCCGCGGGCTCGTCGATGTCGTCATCCCGCGCGGCGGAGCCGGTCTGATCGACGCCGTCGTGCGTGATGCGCAGGTGCCCACCATCGAAACGGGTGTCGGCAACTGCCATGTCTACGTTCATGAATCGGCCGACCTCGACATGGCCGAGAGCATTCTTCTGAACGCCAAGACGCGGCGGCCGAGTGTCTGCAACGCCGCGGAGTCGCTGTTGATCGACTCCGCGATCGCCGGTGCCGCCGTGCCGAGGCTGACCGATGCACTGCAGGCGGCCGGCGTCACGGTGCACGTCGACCCGTCGGAGGACGAGCTGCGTGCCGAGTTCCTCTCCATGGACATCGCGCTTCTCGTTGTCGACGGCCTGGACTCGGCGATCGACCACATCAACGAGTACGGCACGGGCCACACCGAAGCCATCGTCACGACCGATCATGCTGCTGCGCAACGATTCACCGAGCGAGTGGACGCGGCGGCGGTGATGGTGAACGCGTCGACCGCGTTCACCGACGGGGAGCAGTTCGGCTTCGGTGCCGAGATCGGCATCTCCACCCAGAAGCTGCATGCCCGTGGACCGATGGGGCTTCCCGAATTGACGTCGACCAAATGGATCGTGTGGGGCGACGGCCACACCCGTCCGGCCTAA